TATAGGGTATTTTATTAGAAACTGCCATTTTCTTCTGGTTTTAAGAGGTTAGAGGAAGCAAGGACCACTTGACATCCATTATTGACATGATTCATTACTTTATGTTTGAGGTGCACCACTTGCTCACGCAGGACACTGGCAGTTGAGGTTAATTCAAAGTTTTCAGACTTTAGAGTCTTTACTTTGTCTTCCAGTCTAGCAATCCGCTCCAGCTTCCTTCTCCGACAATTGGATGCTGCGATGCGATTTCTCAGTCTCttcttttcagctttgatctgCTGCCCTCTTTGGTCTATTGGAGAAAGTGGGGGAGATTCATTCAGTGGACCTACTTCAGGCACCGTCTGGGGCTCCTCTTGATACTTTGGACACATAAGCTGAGCCAAGGTTGAGAAATGGTGCGGTGCAGATGTTGGGCCGGCATAGGGAACATGGCCAGTGGAGTAATTTTCAGGACCAGTGTTAGGCAGGCTTGGATTGTAGGTGCTGAGGTTAGTATATACAGGAACATCTCCTTTTGTCTGGGTCAGATGCAGATTACCATGATAGACTGAAGTAGAGCTATGGGCAGAGCACGGAGTTCCAGGCAAGACTAGATGCTGGTTCTGCTTGTGCAAATCCTGCAGTgctttaaagaaagaaaagtgaAAATCACCAAAAATGGCCACGTTATATATCACAGCAAAGAAAGTCCTTTCAGTCAACTGTGCATATTGCCAACCTACTGAAAGACTTAACATCTGATGTAAGATtcaaacattttccttttcaagtatccACCCAATTCCTTTTTCGTCATCTTTAGCTTCCCCCATTTTTATTTCTAGGATATGGGAGTACATTATTCCAGATTCAAACTTCACAATCTCAAAATTAAGGCTTTTATTTGACAATGGGTGAATTTCTTTGAACTCAAATTTAAAACATGAAGTATGCCCAAGAACATTAGAGTTCAGAAATTCCCAAAATAGAATGATTTCTTCATTGAAAGTCCACGCCAAGTTCTTGAACTTTAGCTGTTTCAAATACAAAAtttaacaacattttattttattaattcctCCACGCCAAATTTCACCCATTCATTTTGAAGAATTAAGTATAGTTAGGTACTGCCACAAGACAAGCCTTCTTAAAGTCACCTAGATCCTGTCTGATTTGTTTATCGCTACTATACATATGTTTATATATTCAGTCCTGTCAAGTCTTATTAAAACAAGTTAatgaattgttttgttttctttggttATCACAATCATTTCACACCCATTGCATACAACAGTAATGTATGCCTTCAGTATTCCTCTCGGGAATAAGTCATAACCTCATCTCCTGCTGTCCTTCTATCTTGGCCTCTCCCTCAATTGTAATTGTACTGCCAGTCCAGGTTTTGCTTTCAGTGGAAACTGGCTTCACTCTTGCTACTTACAAAAGATCATGGTCTTCCATCAATTCCCTGTGAAACTGTCAGTTAAAACCAATGTGGCaaaaaaaaggactagccacTCAGACCAAGCCTGCTCTTGATAATCTTACTGAATTTTCTTTGAACAAAGACATCCACACATGACATTGAGATAGACGTCCAGTCACCAAAACAGAGATGCTGACCTTTTTAAAAGGGTATTTTTATTCTAGAAACTTGTGTCATCTATGAGACAGCCTACGATcaaaagtctgaattttacccACGGTGAATTTTTAGATACACAGCCTATTTTATAGCAATAATCACAGGATTTTTCAAATTCTCTTTAAACACATCATCTGACCAGTAACCTTCCCAATCCAAAACTAATCAAATTATCAAGTTAGAAATCTGAATAAAAGGACCAAAACTAATCATTCAGAATGTTGCAAGGGTTGAAAAGTGTTATATTAATTATAAAATTACAGGACACCAGTTAGATGATGCAATGCTTACATCTTAAAAGTTGTTAAGTTATACATACCAGAGTATGTAGAAGTCTTGCAATGTCATACCAACATCTGTGTATACGAGATTTTCTGACTGCAGTTTAGGGCAAGGCTTTATAATCTATTCATTTTCTTTGACACGTTGCTACTAAACAAACTGGGAGATCATGTGCTTTGCATGATCTGTGTCTAACGTACTTTCCAAAACTATGACTAGTTCTAAGTTACCTCCAGGCGCACATGCTCAGCTAGAGCCAACGACATGACCTTTGAAACTTTAAAGCTCAACTACTCATAGCTCAGTAAAGGGAAGCCAAAAAACACATACGGTTCCTCCACAACTACCATGCTTCTATACAATTTGAAGTCTTACAGAACAGTGGTGCAAAGTCTTTAAAAATAATATTCAAATAATTGAGGCAACATTGGAAGTATCTGGCGATTGTGGCACT
The nucleotide sequence above comes from Chiloscyllium plagiosum isolate BGI_BamShark_2017 chromosome 32, ASM401019v2, whole genome shotgun sequence. Encoded proteins:
- the LOC122539430 gene encoding transcription factor AP-1-like; translated protein: MGTPFYQDEAVSVGGRLQTVPIMMLMMEKKSAAERERQQQQQEQADSPRAGAGGGTLQRRSPELEKAADGSGPRRELEALVHPFVKGREFLEGSRDQMENSHPYSLQDLHKQNQHLVLPGTPCSAHSSTSVYHGNLHLTQTKGDVPVYTNLSTYNPSLPNTGPENYSTGHVPYAGPTSAPHHFSTLAQLMCPKYQEEPQTVPEVGPLNESPPLSPIDQRGQQIKAEKKRLRNRIAASNCRRRKLERIARLEDKVKTLKSENFELTSTASVLREQVVHLKHKVMNHVNNGCQVVLASSNLLKPEENGSF